GTACAACCGTTCCATACCAGCAACTGCGCTGCTACTATGAGTCGGCTGCCCTCGGGGTAAGGCTCGGTTTGTAACGTTATCGTTGTCGGGGCATGGGGTTGCATTTCAAAACTAAAAACAGCAGTAATCGATTTCGACATCACATCCGTAGCCCACGAAGCCACGACAAACCGACAGTCATTCTGTCTGCTCTATAACCCAAAAACAGTTTGACTTTCCTTGTTGTATTTTGACTTGTAATCTAAAGGTGATAAACCGGTTATACGGCTGAATACATCCCTAAATGCTTTTGCATCGTTGTAACCTACTTCAAACATAATTTCACTAACCGTTTTACGAGTAGTTTCAAACATTTTTTTGGCCGCTTCAATTTTTACTCTTTGCAAATAATCAAGTGGTGTAAAACTTGTTGCCTTTATAAATCTTCTGTCTAAATTCCTTCTGCTAAGACCTAATTTTACGGCTAATTTTTCAACAGAAATTTTGTCTTGATAGTTTTCTTCAAGGTATTTTGGGCTATCAAAATCACATCATCACTGTGCTTTTTATGGCCGCTGAATATTGAAAATTCGGCTTGTAAGCTTCGACCCAAATCTATTTGAAAATATTTTGCACAATGAATGGCAGTTTGTCTGTCATAAAATTTTTCAACCAAATAC
Above is a genomic segment from Flavobacterium phycosphaerae containing:
- a CDS encoding helix-turn-helix domain-containing protein translates to MSVEKLAVKLGLSRRNLDRRFIKATSFTPLDYLQRVKIEAAKKMFETTRKTVSEIMFEVGYNDAKAFRDVFSRITGLSPLDYKSKYNKESQTVFGL